The following are encoded together in the Ovis aries strain OAR_USU_Benz2616 breed Rambouillet chromosome X, ARS-UI_Ramb_v3.0, whole genome shotgun sequence genome:
- the DUSP21 gene encoding dual specificity protein phosphatase 21 has translation MTTPLCPFRIQAVRQPAAHGLSQITKSLFLSNAVAAKDKAMLSTNHITTVISVSVEATDMFFEDIQYVKLPLADAPNSRLYEFFDFVADHIHSVEMKQGRTLLHCAAGVSRSATFCLAYLMKYHSMSLLDAHMWTKSCRPIIRPNNGFWEQLIHYEFKLFSKNTVHMISSSMGMIPDVYEKEICLMKLMGVIPDSS, from the coding sequence ATGACAACGCCTCTGTGTCCGTTTCGAATTCAGGCTGTCCGGCAGCCTGCGGCCCATGGCCTCTCCCAGATAACCAAGAGTCTCTTCCTCAGCAACGCTGTGGCAGCCAAGGACAAAGCCATGCTGTCTACCAACCACATCACCACCGTCATCAGCGTGTCGGTGGAGGCGACCGACATGTTCTTCGAAGACATCCAGTACGTAAAACTGCCGCTGGCGGATGCTCCCAACTCGCGCCTCTACGAGTTTTTTGACTTTGTTGCAGATCACATCCACAGCGTGGAGATGAAGCAAGGCCGAACGTTGCTGCACTGTGCTGCCGGGGTGAGCCGCTCCGCCACCTTCTGCCTCGCCTACCTAATGAAGTACCACTCCATGTCGCTGCTGGACGCCCACATGTGGACCAAGTCATGCCGCCCCATCATCCGGCCCAACAATGGCTTTTGGGAGCAGCTTATCCATTATGAATTCAAGCTGTTTAGCAAGAACACTGTTCACATGATCAGTTCCTCAATGGGAATGATTCCTGACGTCTATGAGAAAGAAATCTGTTTGATGAAGCTGATGGGAGTCATTCCGGACAGCTCCTAG